From the Desulfopila inferna genome, one window contains:
- a CDS encoding c-type cytochrome, producing MRKGTEWGIGTTALLVIGIIMAAGYFALPQIMQKGEDPVWAVPEGNPQHGAGAIIRYGCFSCHEIAGIRKATGRVGPKLHDIREQMYIGGVLANSPDNMAKWVRNPRRFSPETAMPDLGVMDQDVLDIAAYLYKH from the coding sequence ATGCGGAAAGGAACTGAATGGGGGATCGGGACTACAGCTCTCCTTGTCATTGGAATTATCATGGCCGCCGGTTATTTTGCCCTGCCGCAGATTATGCAGAAGGGCGAAGACCCCGTGTGGGCCGTACCTGAGGGCAATCCTCAACATGGAGCCGGTGCAATTATCAGATATGGCTGTTTCTCGTGCCATGAAATTGCCGGAATTCGCAAAGCCACCGGCAGGGTTGGTCCAAAACTGCACGACATCCGCGAGCAGATGTATATAGGAGGAGTGCTGGCGAATTCTCCGGACAACATGGCCAAATGGGTCCGTAATCCACGAAGGTTTTCACCTGAAACGGCTATGCCTGATCTCGGCGTCATGGATCAGGATGTCCTGGATATTGCCGCTTACCTTTATAAGCATTGA
- a CDS encoding cytochrome b N-terminal domain-containing protein — MFKKTAAHRLGFMPFIEKVLHRRVPKTFWYQGDGAALTTLLLVQVITGVTMTLYYANAADHAYDSINHITANLPLGWLVRGIHYWSAGIMVVTLIFHVLRHLALGGYKAPREGTWIIGVFQFFLVLTMSFSGYVLRWDERAVYAARVVLNMFSKVPFIGDELVLLVQGAEQMGSLTLSRFFAVHVWMVPLLLIGLVGIHLYLVVLHGVSSRAEHEASVRTAEQEKKVYKETAHSQEGGEWFYPRTVLKTGTMALVIFSIAFIVALIVGPREMFPEGNLIHSSMPQEEWWFWWYSALIAQLPPWLAPNFYWMFPLALFVGMLLLPFADRGANRGPHRRPFWMGFVIVIIIALLWLSYLRTKSPWTGWPDPDSPPVPSKVVISEEAEKGRVLFAAYGCNSCHAIASQRRRVGPDLARIEHRMSVQELRNFILKPPGDVPMPAYQNRISATDLDRVADFVLVAQTFPRQKDK; from the coding sequence ATGTTTAAAAAAACCGCCGCCCACCGTCTCGGTTTTATGCCGTTCATAGAAAAAGTCCTCCACCGGAGAGTGCCGAAGACCTTCTGGTATCAGGGTGATGGCGCAGCTTTGACTACACTGCTGCTGGTTCAGGTGATCACCGGCGTCACCATGACGCTCTATTATGCCAATGCCGCCGATCACGCCTATGACAGCATCAATCATATCACCGCCAATCTGCCGCTGGGCTGGCTGGTTCGCGGCATTCACTACTGGAGTGCCGGAATAATGGTGGTAACCCTGATCTTTCATGTACTTCGGCATCTGGCTTTGGGCGGCTACAAGGCTCCTCGCGAAGGCACCTGGATTATCGGCGTGTTTCAGTTTTTTCTGGTGCTGACCATGTCCTTCAGCGGCTATGTGCTGCGTTGGGATGAACGCGCGGTTTATGCCGCGCGGGTGGTGCTCAACATGTTTTCCAAGGTTCCCTTTATTGGCGACGAACTGGTGCTTCTGGTTCAAGGGGCCGAACAGATGGGCTCTCTTACCCTTTCCCGTTTCTTTGCCGTACACGTCTGGATGGTCCCTCTGCTGTTGATCGGTCTGGTTGGCATCCATCTCTACCTCGTGGTTCTTCATGGAGTGAGTTCCAGGGCGGAGCACGAGGCTTCAGTGAGAACGGCGGAGCAGGAGAAAAAGGTATATAAGGAAACGGCTCATTCGCAGGAAGGCGGGGAATGGTTCTATCCGAGAACGGTCTTGAAAACCGGCACCATGGCCTTGGTGATCTTCTCAATAGCCTTCATTGTAGCGCTGATTGTGGGGCCGAGGGAGATGTTTCCCGAAGGAAATCTCATCCACTCCTCCATGCCGCAGGAGGAATGGTGGTTCTGGTGGTACAGCGCTCTAATAGCACAGCTGCCTCCCTGGCTTGCCCCCAATTTTTACTGGATGTTTCCGTTGGCGCTGTTCGTGGGCATGCTGCTTCTGCCTTTTGCAGATCGCGGGGCTAACCGGGGACCGCACAGAAGGCCGTTCTGGATGGGTTTCGTGATAGTGATCATCATCGCCCTGCTGTGGCTTTCCTATCTGCGCACGAAATCCCCTTGGACAGGCTGGCCGGACCCGGATTCGCCGCCGGTTCCTTCCAAAGTGGTTATCTCTGAGGAGGCTGAGAAGGGACGTGTGCTCTTTGCCGCATACGGTTGCAACAGCTGTCATGCCATCGCTTCGCAGCGCCGCAGGGTCGGGCCAGATCTGGCCCGGATCGAGCATCGGATGTCTGTGCAGGAGTTGCGCAACTTTATTCTGAAGCCTCCGGGGGATGTCCCGATGCCTGCTTACCAGAACCGGATATCGGCAACGGATCTTGACCGCGTAGCGGATTTCGTCCTGGTAGCGCAGACCTTTCCACGGCAGAAGGACAAGTGA
- a CDS encoding QcrA and Rieske domain-containing protein — MERRTMMKWMIRAIGLAIAGMVGIPAFIAAFSPSWIYRRRPKVWRSLGRLEDFPVGEMQKILISLPEEQWGKALREKAVYAWRPTVAEAVVYSRSCTDLGCPLTFDPGSECFFCPCHGGIFDKNGERMAGPPHRPMYRFTVRVANGEIEIDLNSVPAMA; from the coding sequence ATGGAAAGAAGAACCATGATGAAATGGATGATCCGGGCCATAGGTCTGGCAATCGCGGGCATGGTCGGCATCCCTGCCTTCATTGCCGCGTTTTCACCGTCCTGGATATATCGGAGAAGGCCGAAGGTATGGCGGTCGCTGGGGAGGCTCGAGGACTTTCCCGTGGGAGAAATGCAGAAAATTTTGATCTCCCTGCCCGAGGAACAATGGGGCAAGGCTCTGCGGGAAAAGGCGGTATATGCCTGGCGTCCAACTGTGGCAGAAGCTGTGGTCTACTCCAGGAGCTGCACCGACCTGGGGTGCCCGCTTACTTTTGATCCTGGGAGTGAGTGCTTTTTCTGTCCCTGCCACGGCGGCATTTTCGATAAAAATGGGGAAAGGATGGCCGGGCCTCCCCATCGTCCGATGTATCGTTTTACGGTTCGGGTCGCCAACGGTGAAATTGAGATCGATCTCAACTCAGTGCCGGCAATGGCATGA
- a CDS encoding cbb3-type cytochrome c oxidase subunit I, with product MNPVDQATEQRFTEIWRSPTGPAGWPKVVNNRPLGKRYMITALSFFFAGMIMALLMRTQLIVPENTFLGPDGYNQIFTMHGSTMLFLFAVPFIEGLGLYFVPLLIGARDIGFPRLTSFGYWLYLFGGLTMYASFLFGEVPDAGWTAYTPLSGSKFSGVGLDFWLLGLSLVEIAGISAAVEIVVTILKFRAPGMAIQHMPLFIWSYLVVGVMIIFAFTPLLLASLMLEMDRSLGFRFFNVELGGSSLLWQHLFWFFGHPEVYIIFLPATGLISTIIPVFARRRIVAYPLVVAAVIIIGFVSFGLWTHHMFTAGLPDLPMLFFTAASFMIALASGVQIFAWVATLWGSRPIYSVPMLFILGFFFIFVNGGLTGVMVATMPFDWQVHDTNFVVAHFHHVLIGGAVFPFMGGLYHWLPKISGRMYGRIWGGTGCGLMFLGFNLTFLPMYVIGLLGMRRRVYTYPEELGVGTLNFLSTTGSYVLGLGFTVALLGLIWSSWRGRSAVADPWGGGTLEWSLSSPPPVYGFRRPPVVRDRYPLWNPAGPEHPRKELSSVADALDCRPTGWRATLLTDVTNARPQALQYLPGPTYLPFIVSVTILGAAVAFLAKNFLVAGIFALFSIGLVGRWMCSEPKLPPGEARELAARLDLPLLSSGPRATGWWGTIGMIAIFATILGMLIFSYFYLWLYSEQWPQGGLPLPKALPGLIPFAVLAAGGILQIVGSWAWRSRRRGIVYLGVGSAVISGLVFVAGEILFLTATPFVPTTNAYASIFFTLNGFAVLTVSAGTAMLAGCLIRLRRSEPFAAPRLQLWLQNSEMFWFFGVVVSVLVYLVNYISLYIF from the coding sequence ATGAATCCCGTTGACCAGGCAACTGAGCAGCGCTTTACCGAGATCTGGCGATCCCCCACCGGTCCGGCAGGATGGCCGAAAGTCGTCAACAATCGCCCTCTGGGAAAGAGGTATATGATTACGGCGCTGAGCTTCTTCTTTGCCGGCATGATCATGGCGCTTCTCATGCGAACCCAGCTTATCGTGCCGGAGAATACTTTTCTCGGCCCTGATGGCTATAATCAGATTTTCACCATGCATGGTTCAACCATGCTTTTTTTGTTTGCCGTGCCCTTCATCGAGGGGTTGGGGCTCTATTTCGTGCCGCTGCTGATCGGTGCCCGGGACATCGGTTTTCCCCGGCTTACCAGCTTTGGCTACTGGCTCTATCTCTTTGGCGGACTCACCATGTATGCCAGTTTCCTGTTCGGAGAGGTGCCGGATGCCGGCTGGACCGCCTATACGCCGCTTTCCGGCTCCAAATTCTCAGGGGTGGGGCTAGATTTCTGGCTGCTGGGGCTCAGCCTGGTAGAAATAGCCGGGATCAGCGCCGCCGTGGAGATTGTCGTCACTATTCTCAAATTCCGGGCCCCCGGCATGGCCATTCAGCATATGCCGCTGTTCATCTGGAGCTATCTGGTGGTCGGCGTCATGATCATCTTCGCCTTCACGCCTTTGCTCCTGGCCAGCCTGATGCTGGAGATGGATCGATCTTTAGGGTTTCGCTTTTTTAATGTCGAACTCGGCGGCAGCTCATTGCTCTGGCAGCATCTGTTCTGGTTTTTCGGTCATCCCGAGGTCTACATCATCTTTCTACCGGCAACCGGACTCATTTCCACCATCATCCCGGTGTTCGCCCGCCGCCGCATAGTGGCATATCCACTGGTGGTCGCGGCCGTCATCATCATAGGCTTCGTCAGCTTCGGGCTCTGGACGCACCATATGTTTACCGCCGGATTGCCGGATCTGCCGATGCTGTTCTTTACGGCCGCCAGTTTCATGATAGCGCTGGCCTCAGGGGTGCAGATATTCGCCTGGGTTGCTACTCTGTGGGGAAGTAGGCCCATATACAGCGTGCCCATGCTTTTTATCCTGGGCTTCTTCTTTATCTTTGTCAACGGTGGCTTGACGGGTGTCATGGTGGCCACCATGCCCTTTGACTGGCAGGTGCATGACACCAATTTCGTGGTGGCTCACTTCCATCATGTACTGATCGGCGGCGCGGTCTTCCCCTTCATGGGGGGACTGTATCACTGGCTGCCCAAGATCAGCGGCCGCATGTACGGCAGAATCTGGGGAGGAACCGGCTGCGGCCTGATGTTTCTGGGCTTCAACCTGACCTTTTTACCGATGTACGTCATAGGGCTTTTGGGAATGCGCCGGCGGGTATATACCTATCCGGAAGAACTCGGAGTCGGCACCCTCAATTTCCTTTCCACTACAGGCTCTTATGTGCTGGGGCTCGGCTTTACCGTCGCTCTGCTGGGCCTGATCTGGAGCAGCTGGCGGGGGCGGTCTGCGGTCGCCGACCCCTGGGGCGGAGGGACCTTGGAATGGTCCCTTTCCTCACCGCCCCCTGTTTACGGGTTCCGCCGGCCGCCGGTGGTGCGGGACCGGTATCCGTTATGGAACCCGGCCGGACCGGAACATCCCCGGAAGGAGCTCAGCAGTGTGGCTGATGCTCTGGACTGCCGACCCACCGGATGGCGGGCGACCCTGCTCACCGATGTCACCAATGCCCGCCCTCAGGCCCTGCAGTATCTTCCTGGACCGACATATCTTCCCTTCATAGTCTCTGTTACCATTCTCGGGGCGGCGGTAGCTTTTCTGGCCAAGAACTTCCTGGTAGCCGGTATTTTTGCACTTTTCAGTATTGGCCTGGTCGGCAGGTGGATGTGTTCCGAACCGAAACTTCCTCCCGGGGAAGCCCGGGAACTGGCGGCCCGTCTCGATCTTCCTCTGCTCTCCAGTGGACCTCGGGCGACGGGATGGTGGGGTACAATCGGGATGATCGCCATTTTTGCGACAATTCTGGGGATGCTGATATTTTCCTACTTTTACCTGTGGCTCTACTCAGAGCAATGGCCGCAGGGAGGATTGCCCTTGCCCAAGGCTCTTCCCGGGCTCATTCCCTTTGCTGTTCTGGCGGCGGGCGGAATCCTGCAGATTGTTGGTTCATGGGCGTGGCGGAGCAGGCGCAGGGGAATAGTGTATCTGGGTGTGGGAAGCGCCGTCATTTCCGGTCTGGTCTTTGTTGCAGGAGAGATACTGTTCCTGACCGCTACACCATTTGTTCCGACCACCAACGCCTACGCCTCGATCTTCTTCACCCTCAACGGATTTGCGGTGCTCACGGTCTCCGCCGGAACGGCCATGCTGGCGGGTTGTCTGATCCGTCTTCGACGCTCGGAACCCTTTGCTGCTCCGAGGCTGCAGCTCTGGCTGCAGAACAGCGAAATGTTCTGGTTTTTCGGTGTGGTCGTCAGCGTGCTGGTTTATCTGGTCAATTACATCTCACTTTACATTTTTTGA
- a CDS encoding cytochrome c oxidase subunit II, translating to MTLSTGRRLLVILSTVLCRSFFPVRHVHAARESMLYPAGPAAERIAGLWWEMLVVYGIVFLFTMMLVVLALLARRREHPVLGSRFVFISGIGIPFIILIVMLVSAIRATVELGKIPADFQIKIVSHHWWFAVFYPDYGIVDANEIHIPTGRVVSMELLSKGAVHSFWVPRLAGKKDMIPDHPIELRLSADDPGVYRGTCTEYCAGPHALMAFRLVAHDADEFEQWLRRHREPLPPPTDPQLRRGRRVFQEEGCAACHAIAGVSQSDTGPDLTWVGSRRTLGAGTVPNNKGNMSGWIADPQSIKPRNLMPPSYLSPADLHGVVEYLRSLK from the coding sequence ATGACGCTATCGACGGGCAGGCGATTATTGGTTATTTTGTCTACGGTCCTGTGCAGATCATTTTTCCCTGTACGGCATGTGCATGCCGCCAGAGAATCCATGCTCTATCCCGCCGGGCCGGCAGCCGAACGCATTGCCGGCCTGTGGTGGGAGATGCTGGTGGTGTACGGCATCGTTTTTCTTTTCACCATGATGCTGGTGGTGCTGGCTCTGCTGGCTCGCCGGCGCGAGCATCCGGTTCTTGGTTCCCGCTTCGTCTTTATTTCAGGAATAGGCATACCCTTCATAATTCTCATTGTCATGCTCGTTTCGGCAATTCGGGCGACGGTGGAGCTTGGGAAAATACCCGCCGATTTTCAGATAAAAATAGTGAGTCACCACTGGTGGTTTGCAGTCTTTTATCCCGATTACGGCATTGTCGACGCCAATGAAATCCACATTCCGACAGGCAGAGTGGTCAGCATGGAACTGCTGTCGAAAGGGGCTGTGCACAGCTTCTGGGTGCCGAGACTGGCAGGCAAGAAGGATATGATTCCGGACCATCCCATTGAACTGCGGCTCTCGGCCGATGATCCCGGCGTGTACCGCGGCACCTGCACCGAATACTGCGCCGGTCCCCACGCCCTCATGGCCTTTCGTCTGGTGGCTCATGACGCTGATGAGTTTGAGCAGTGGCTCCGCCGTCACCGTGAGCCACTGCCTCCACCGACAGATCCGCAGCTGCGCCGGGGACGCCGGGTCTTCCAGGAAGAGGGATGCGCCGCCTGCCATGCCATAGCGGGAGTGTCGCAAAGTGATACCGGCCCCGATCTGACATGGGTGGGTTCGCGAAGAACACTGGGTGCCGGAACGGTTCCCAACAACAAGGGGAACATGTCGGGGTGGATAGCCGATCCGCAATCGATCAAACCCCGTAATTTGATGCCGCCCTCCTATCTGTCCCCCGCAGATCTGCACGGGGTGGTGGAGTATCTTCGGAGCCTGAAATGA
- a CDS encoding CgeB family protein yields the protein MNFSLFYQLLESHSNHGNAHFLQGVVSELQELGHRVRVFEPDHGWNRKSLLKEHGTDALEQFREKDQNQVRVVYNRQTLDLEKVAAESDVIIVQSNEPWLVNGFGVLHNRLMRGAGPKNSFKLLFHDSHHRSVSDPAWLNRFRLDFYDGILVFGKMLRNVYRKHGWSKYVWIWHEAADIRRFFPRYPSTEYPFGDLVWIGNWGDVERTGELNQFLFHPVQALGLKCHIYGRHYPREILGLLKRQNIEYCGRLPNFHIPKVFANHAVSIQVPRRIYAGTWSGIPAIRPFEALACGIPLITSPWQDNEGLFESGKDFLVARDGDEMRQHLRTILNDPGFALQLAAHGLATIREHHTCSHRVTQLLQIVAAQDISGSDLQESALCTDTLTTAE from the coding sequence ATGAATTTCAGCCTCTTTTATCAATTACTGGAGTCCCATTCGAATCACGGCAATGCTCATTTCCTTCAGGGCGTGGTGAGTGAACTACAGGAGCTTGGTCATCGGGTGCGGGTATTCGAACCGGACCATGGCTGGAATAGAAAAAGCCTGCTCAAGGAACATGGGACTGATGCCTTGGAGCAGTTCAGGGAAAAAGACCAGAATCAGGTGAGGGTCGTGTATAACCGCCAGACCCTTGATCTGGAAAAGGTTGCGGCCGAATCGGATGTGATCATCGTTCAATCGAACGAACCCTGGCTGGTCAACGGCTTTGGGGTATTGCACAACAGACTGATGAGAGGTGCCGGCCCGAAAAACTCCTTCAAGCTGCTTTTTCATGACAGCCATCATCGTTCCGTCAGCGACCCCGCCTGGCTTAACCGTTTCAGGCTTGATTTTTACGATGGCATACTAGTCTTCGGCAAGATGCTCCGCAATGTCTACCGGAAACATGGTTGGAGCAAATATGTCTGGATCTGGCATGAAGCCGCCGATATACGCCGCTTTTTTCCACGCTATCCGAGTACGGAGTATCCGTTCGGCGATCTGGTCTGGATCGGTAACTGGGGCGACGTCGAGCGTACCGGAGAGTTAAATCAGTTTTTGTTCCACCCTGTTCAGGCGCTTGGCCTGAAATGTCATATCTACGGTAGGCATTACCCCAGGGAAATTCTGGGCCTGCTCAAACGCCAAAATATAGAGTATTGCGGCAGGCTCCCAAATTTTCATATTCCCAAGGTGTTTGCCAATCATGCCGTCAGCATCCAGGTGCCGCGACGCATTTATGCCGGCACATGGTCCGGCATTCCTGCCATTCGCCCCTTCGAGGCGCTGGCCTGCGGCATTCCGTTGATTACGTCTCCCTGGCAGGATAATGAAGGCTTATTTGAGTCCGGAAAAGATTTTCTGGTGGCTCGTGACGGTGATGAAATGCGGCAACATCTGCGTACGATTCTTAATGATCCCGGGTTTGCTCTTCAGCTGGCCGCTCATGGTCTGGCCACCATTAGGGAGCACCATACCTGCTCTCATCGAGTTACCCAGCTGCTGCAGATAGTTGCCGCGCAAGACATCAGCGGTTCTGATCTGCAAGAGTCTGCCCTCTGCACGGATACTTTGACTACCGCGGAATAA
- a CDS encoding lysophospholipid acyltransferase family protein has protein sequence MVWFRAAAEGTGNIPTDRQVVFTPNHVSFLDPLALTALIPYNVLRRQFAGLKDPAFANGFNAFFARLAFAFPVDPVRRPGIGLAYGSEVLRRNRSLIWFPEGARSRTGRLGAFLPGLGMILAKHPCLVVPVYIAGTRTAMPPGSLLIRPKKVVVYFGEPISSKKLQREGKGEEPLERITDALKQRVAEPGKLAGEER, from the coding sequence CTGGTCTGGTTCCGCGCTGCCGCTGAAGGTACCGGCAACATTCCCACAGACAGACAGGTGGTATTTACTCCAAACCATGTAAGCTTCCTGGATCCCCTTGCCCTGACGGCTCTGATTCCCTACAACGTGCTGCGCCGCCAGTTTGCCGGATTGAAGGACCCGGCGTTCGCCAATGGTTTCAATGCCTTTTTTGCCCGTCTGGCCTTCGCCTTCCCGGTGGATCCGGTGCGCAGGCCTGGTATCGGTCTGGCCTATGGCTCAGAGGTACTGAGACGAAACCGCAGCCTGATCTGGTTCCCAGAGGGCGCCCGCTCCCGCACCGGCCGGCTCGGCGCCTTCCTTCCCGGCCTGGGTATGATATTAGCCAAACATCCCTGTCTGGTTGTGCCCGTCTATATCGCCGGAACACGAACAGCCATGCCGCCGGGCAGCCTGCTGATCCGGCCGAAAAAGGTGGTCGTGTATTTCGGCGAACCGATCTCCTCCAAAAAACTGCAAAGGGAGGGCAAGGGCGAAGAACCGCTGGAGCGCATCACGGATGCATTGAAACAACGGGTAGCCGAACCCGGCAAACTGGCCGGGGAAGAAAGATAA
- a CDS encoding response regulator has product MSNIKVLVVDDEKDFAESLVQRLCRRGFEGRAAAGAEEAMANLDDGWIPDVAILDLLMPEYDGLETMGMIKSHSPSVQCLILTGHPTAGSSIEGMNKGLFDYLMKPVSLDILIEKIEAACGK; this is encoded by the coding sequence ATGAGTAATATAAAGGTATTGGTGGTTGATGACGAGAAGGACTTCGCTGAATCCCTGGTGCAGAGACTATGCAGGCGAGGATTTGAAGGCAGGGCGGCAGCCGGTGCAGAAGAAGCAATGGCCAATCTTGATGACGGCTGGATACCCGATGTGGCCATACTCGACTTGTTGATGCCTGAATACGACGGCCTGGAAACAATGGGGATGATCAAGTCACATTCGCCTTCCGTACAGTGTCTTATACTCACCGGCCATCCTACAGCCGGAAGCAGCATAGAAGGGATGAATAAAGGATTGTTTGATTACCTGATGAAGCCTGTCTCCCTGGATATTCTTATAGAAAAAATAGAGGCTGCTTGCGGTAAATAA
- a CDS encoding Na+/H+ antiporter subunit E, with the protein MLHVLALSAMLSGFWLINSGHYTPLLLFFMVVSVLFVVTLCHLMDVVDGESQPLNLTFTIPFYYLWLIKEVVVSNIAVARSVWLGVDSISPNVVTVTAHQKTDLGKVIYANSITLTPGTVSIDLQGDQITVHALTRETAASLLEGEMDRRVCRVEG; encoded by the coding sequence ATGCTGCATGTACTCGCATTATCGGCAATGCTCAGCGGTTTCTGGCTGATCAATTCCGGCCATTACACCCCGCTTCTGCTCTTTTTCATGGTGGTGTCCGTGCTGTTTGTTGTGACTCTGTGTCACCTTATGGATGTCGTCGATGGCGAATCCCAGCCGCTGAACCTGACCTTTACCATTCCTTTCTATTACCTTTGGCTGATCAAGGAAGTCGTAGTTTCCAATATCGCCGTAGCCCGTAGTGTCTGGCTGGGGGTCGATTCCATCAGCCCTAACGTCGTTACCGTTACAGCCCATCAGAAAACCGATCTTGGCAAAGTTATCTATGCCAATTCAATAACACTTACTCCCGGAACAGTGAGTATCGATCTGCAGGGTGACCAGATTACAGTCCACGCCTTAACCAGGGAAACGGCAGCAAGTTTGCTGGAAGGTGAAATGGACCGCCGGGTTTGCAGGGTGGAGGGATAA
- a CDS encoding monovalent cation/H+ antiporter complex subunit F: protein MFAVAGIALLIVMAMALIRAFVGPTLYDRILAVNNFGTKTVLLIAVLGFIGGRPEFLDIAIVYALINFIGIIAVLRFFEYAGVKSEEEL, encoded by the coding sequence ATGTTTGCCGTTGCCGGTATCGCACTTCTTATTGTCATGGCCATGGCCCTGATCCGCGCATTTGTGGGGCCGACACTGTATGACCGGATTCTGGCGGTCAACAACTTCGGGACCAAAACCGTTTTGCTGATCGCCGTTCTCGGATTCATCGGAGGCAGACCTGAATTCCTTGATATTGCAATAGTTTACGCCTTGATAAATTTCATAGGAATTATTGCAGTATTGAGATTTTTTGAATATGCGGGTGTAAAATCGGAGGAGGAGTTGTAG
- the mnhG gene encoding monovalent cation/H(+) antiporter subunit G, which translates to MEIILDTFSWIFLVSGSFFCITGAAGLLRFPDFFTRIHAASITDTLGASLILIGLMLQAGWTLVLAKLIIILLFSLLAGTTASHAMAKAALQSGMKPDLLNVGDKQSGEKPSQL; encoded by the coding sequence GTGGAAATCATCCTCGATACCTTCAGTTGGATATTTTTAGTCAGCGGAAGTTTCTTCTGTATAACCGGGGCAGCCGGCCTGTTGCGTTTTCCGGACTTCTTTACCCGGATTCATGCGGCAAGCATCACGGATACGCTGGGGGCCAGCTTGATTTTAATAGGTCTGATGCTGCAGGCCGGCTGGACACTGGTTCTCGCCAAACTGATAATCATCCTTCTGTTTTCTCTTCTGGCGGGTACAACAGCCAGTCACGCCATGGCCAAAGCGGCGTTGCAAAGCGGTATGAAGCCGGACTTATTGAATGTCGGCGATAAACAATCAGGAGAAAAGCCATCACAACTCTAA
- a CDS encoding Na(+)/H(+) antiporter subunit B, which translates to MVCTALAIVRLHDLFAVVMLAGIYSLLSASLFLDLDAVDVAFTEASVGAGISTLLMLASLKLVGRHQKKKRYKPTLALGIVIVTGGLLVYGTFDMPHFGSADAPVHKHVAPRYMEESMTEVGVPNMVTSVLASYRGFDTLGETVVVFTAAIGVMSLLLVSRETKQQSKKKVPADMQQQIILRVVAKMMLPLILLFALYVQFHGDYGPGGGFQAGVIFAAGVILYTMLFGLSNAQRIFKRQVLVLLTASGVLVYAGVGVACMLLGGNFLDYDVLRHDPVHGQHLGILLVELGVGITVASVMITLFFKFTWRTVKHKYIS; encoded by the coding sequence CTGGTATGTACGGCGCTGGCGATAGTGCGGCTGCATGATCTTTTTGCCGTGGTCATGCTCGCCGGTATCTACAGTCTTCTTTCCGCCAGTCTTTTTCTTGACCTCGATGCAGTTGACGTTGCCTTCACCGAGGCTTCCGTTGGGGCCGGTATTTCAACACTGCTGATGCTTGCCTCCCTCAAACTTGTCGGCAGACACCAGAAAAAGAAAAGGTATAAACCTACACTTGCTCTGGGAATTGTCATTGTTACCGGAGGACTGCTGGTCTATGGAACTTTTGATATGCCGCATTTCGGTTCAGCTGATGCGCCTGTTCACAAACATGTAGCTCCACGTTATATGGAAGAATCAATGACGGAGGTTGGCGTACCCAACATGGTGACCTCCGTCTTAGCCAGTTATCGAGGCTTTGATACGCTGGGAGAGACAGTAGTGGTTTTCACCGCAGCGATCGGTGTAATGTCCCTGCTGCTGGTCTCGCGCGAGACCAAGCAACAATCGAAAAAAAAGGTGCCTGCTGATATGCAGCAGCAGATTATCCTGCGCGTCGTCGCCAAGATGATGCTGCCTCTTATTCTGCTGTTCGCGCTTTATGTCCAGTTCCATGGCGATTACGGACCGGGCGGCGGCTTCCAGGCCGGAGTCATTTTTGCCGCAGGAGTAATTCTCTACACCATGCTTTTTGGTTTGAGCAACGCCCAGCGAATTTTCAAACGTCAGGTACTTGTGCTTCTTACAGCCTCAGGCGTACTAGTATATGCCGGTGTCGGGGTAGCCTGCATGCTGCTTGGCGGAAATTTTCTTGACTATGACGTTCTCAGGCATGATCCGGTCCATGGTCAACATCTCGGCATATTACTCGTGGAACTGGGTGTCGGCATTACCGTGGCTTCGGTAATGATCACCCTCTTCTTCAAGTTTACCTGGCGAACCGTTAAGCATAAATACATATCATGA
- a CDS encoding cation:proton antiporter subunit C — protein MNILGLYNYWIVVALMMIGFYIVIAHENLVKKLIGLSIFQTAVFFLYISMGKVTGGTAPIYDEKWELYSNPLPHVLILTAIVVGIATTALGLSLVIRIKEAYGSIEEDEIHAQDASDELECHLEAYGPRRKFIDGKRK, from the coding sequence ATGAATATTCTCGGGCTCTACAACTATTGGATCGTCGTGGCGCTGATGATGATTGGATTTTACATCGTAATCGCCCATGAGAACCTCGTGAAAAAACTGATTGGCTTATCCATCTTCCAGACAGCGGTGTTTTTTCTCTACATCAGTATGGGCAAAGTCACCGGCGGCACAGCTCCCATATACGACGAAAAGTGGGAGCTTTACTCCAACCCTCTTCCTCATGTTCTCATCCTTACCGCCATTGTTGTCGGTATTGCCACTACTGCGCTGGGCCTGTCGCTGGTCATCAGGATCAAAGAAGCATACGGCTCGATAGAGGAAGATGAGATTCACGCTCAGGACGCCAGCGATGAGCTGGAATGTCACCTGGAAGCGTATGGTCCCAGACGCAAATTCATAGACGGAAAAAGGAAATAG